From a single Ignavibacteria bacterium genomic region:
- a CDS encoding Stp1/IreP family PP2C-type Ser/Thr phosphatase has translation MTKKLDRERIDVQVETVAITDPGKERERNEDYFGYLSGEFGFLFVVCDGMGGSAGGELASKTAVDTILEHFDGVTEYYTPYKELQAAFARANTKIRQIALERPEYEGMGSTAVAALIMDDKLTLAHLGDSRIYLYRNRKLFPVTKDHSLVQSLVDRKKIKASKAANHEQKHIITKALGPRAAATAEVSDFIKLYNGDRLLLCTDGLTGEVSEREIRTILKKNNIEKAAQILVDTANANGGKDNITIQLIEISGCSNLPLGYVDKNPVHKPRKYENIFIWFLYITTILLVFVLGYFSYNFFFR, from the coding sequence ATGACCAAGAAATTAGACCGGGAACGCATTGATGTTCAGGTTGAAACCGTAGCGATAACAGATCCAGGAAAAGAAAGAGAGCGAAACGAAGACTATTTCGGCTACCTTTCAGGTGAGTTTGGATTCCTCTTTGTAGTATGCGACGGTATGGGCGGTTCAGCCGGAGGTGAACTTGCTTCGAAGACGGCAGTTGATACAATTCTTGAGCATTTTGACGGTGTGACAGAATATTACACACCGTACAAGGAATTACAGGCTGCATTCGCGAGAGCGAACACAAAGATAAGACAGATAGCATTGGAGCGACCCGAGTACGAGGGGATGGGTTCGACTGCAGTTGCTGCCTTGATCATGGATGATAAACTTACTCTTGCACATTTAGGTGACAGCAGAATTTATCTTTACAGAAACAGGAAACTTTTTCCGGTAACAAAAGACCATTCTCTTGTCCAGTCACTCGTTGACCGTAAAAAAATAAAGGCTTCAAAAGCTGCAAATCACGAGCAGAAACATATCATCACCAAGGCACTGGGACCCCGTGCCGCAGCTACCGCCGAAGTATCTGATTTTATTAAGCTGTATAATGGTGACAGGTTGTTGCTTTGTACTGATGGACTCACCGGTGAGGTCTCCGAGAGGGAGATCAGAACAATCCTCAAGAAAAACAACATTGAAAAGGCAGCTCAGATTCTTGTCGATACCGCCAATGCCAACGGCGGGAAGGATAACATAACAATTCAACTGATTGAAATTTCCGGCTGCAGTAATCTTCCGTTGGGATATGTAGATAAGAATCCCGTCCATAAACCCAGAAAATATGAGAATATTTTTATCTGGTTCCTCTATATCACAACAATATTGCTTGTGTTTGTTCTTGGATATTTCTCCTACAACTTCTTTTTTAGATAG
- a CDS encoding tetratricopeptide repeat protein, protein MKKLSFISALLVVLLFAGCGKNPQTYLDEAKKLIEGKKFKDAIKVYETMIKEMPESDSLVVAYFNLGNLYRMPEVAETSKDKLSAVENYKKVFEKFPKSPYAPIALFNSGFIYGNELNDIKNATENYNLLIKNFPDHELSKIAKDDMATLGKTPEELLNEKLKEQDKKAKDGNKEVAHP, encoded by the coding sequence ATGAAAAAATTATCGTTTATTTCAGCCTTGTTAGTGGTATTGTTGTTTGCAGGTTGCGGAAAGAATCCACAGACATACCTTGATGAAGCAAAAAAATTGATTGAGGGCAAAAAATTCAAGGATGCAATCAAGGTTTACGAGACCATGATAAAAGAGATGCCTGAAAGCGACAGCCTTGTAGTTGCATATTTTAATCTTGGAAATCTGTATCGCATGCCCGAAGTGGCAGAGACCTCAAAAGACAAACTTTCTGCGGTTGAAAACTACAAAAAAGTTTTCGAGAAATTTCCAAAATCACCTTATGCACCGATAGCTCTTTTCAATTCCGGATTTATATACGGCAACGAGTTGAATGATATCAAGAATGCAACCGAGAATTACAATTTGTTGATCAAGAATTTTCCGGATCATGAACTTTCAAAGATTGCAAAAGATGACATGGCAACTTTGGGTAAGACCCCCGAAGAACTCCTGAATGAAAAACTTAAAGAACAGGACAAAAAAGCCAAGGACGGCAATAAAGAAGTTGCACATCCATAA
- a CDS encoding DUF58 domain-containing protein, protein MALKGNEDHRKYLDPAVISKLASLDIKTKFVVEGFMLGLHRSPYHGFSIEFSQHRPYIQGDSLKDVDWKIYGKTDRYFIKQYEEETNLKAHILLDTSGSMRFASEGNISKLEYGKILASVLSYMLIKQNDAAGLYLYSNKIEKILPPKATRIYLDEIMKALSTAEGSGISDTAASVAGIADKITRRGLIIVISDLFEDPEKILEAIKKLTISKSRVVVFQIVDPLERSFAFTKDAIFKDMETGSEISTQPQQIAKAYKEAFESFTSKIKSGCLNSGIDYNLIDTSQPFDVPVSTFLRKRI, encoded by the coding sequence ATGGCGTTGAAAGGGAACGAGGATCACAGAAAATATCTTGATCCGGCAGTTATTTCAAAGCTCGCCTCTTTAGACATAAAAACAAAATTTGTGGTAGAGGGCTTCATGCTTGGTTTGCACAGAAGCCCTTATCACGGTTTTAGTATCGAATTTTCCCAGCACAGACCCTACATTCAGGGCGATTCCCTGAAAGATGTTGACTGGAAGATCTATGGCAAGACCGACCGTTATTTCATAAAGCAATACGAAGAAGAGACAAATCTCAAAGCACATATTCTTCTGGATACAAGCGGCTCCATGAGATTTGCCTCTGAAGGCAACATCTCAAAACTGGAATACGGAAAGATACTCGCCTCAGTTTTGTCATACATGCTGATTAAACAAAACGATGCTGCCGGTTTATACCTCTACAGTAACAAAATTGAAAAAATACTCCCTCCAAAAGCAACCCGGATTTACCTTGATGAGATAATGAAAGCGTTATCAACAGCCGAAGGATCGGGCATATCTGATACAGCGGCGTCGGTGGCAGGAATTGCAGATAAAATTACCCGAAGAGGGTTGATTATTGTAATTTCAGATTTGTTCGAAGACCCTGAAAAGATACTTGAAGCTATTAAGAAACTGACTATCTCCAAGAGCAGGGTGGTGGTTTTTCAAATAGTTGATCCGCTTGAAAGAAGTTTTGCATTCACAAAAGATGCCATTTTCAAGGATATGGAAACCGGGTCGGAGATTTCAACACAGCCACAGCAGATTGCAAAAGCATACAAAGAAGCTTTCGAGTCGTTTACCTCCAAAATCAAATCAGGTTGTTTGAACAGTGGAATCGATTACAATTTGATCGACACTTCGCAGCCGTTCGATGTGCCGGTTTCAACATTTCTTAGAAAGCGAATCTAA
- a CDS encoding PAS domain S-box protein: MLPGGTELYTKNKIIKLTIFMLLYAIFVAVGVEIHLGVEQVAPFWPASAVLLAALYYFDRKDHPLIYILAIIPHTLLNMYDGSGFLLSFLFSLANIGTSFLQYEFLLRVSPNLLEFDDTFEILYFIVSGFVKSLVAATLGAISMSLLTNQTASSLEVIKVWATAEWVCILYLTPAFFVFAKTGISFQIAKVPNRKLAEGFLLALYILGIAIFAQTQMSDQREFLFKYLAMPGIIWSLFRFKTRTNFYVLLGFFLLLVANLLENEGLFRYREEELKTTILDMNLYASVIASISLFILVSLNQQKRSLRLVEDGRKKLKAIFENAPVPYIILDSSGIIVDCNDEFCKMFNDKGDCNRNKKITDLLTEDSAEKFDRFIASGKDDLEDTLEFLNSAGEKIIVHFKMRKNSEFEISFYCSMENITEKHQIETAARSAEERYRYLFDHSPEGILLLDPNSFRIIEYNLVAADLIGAGENANYNFLQLLKLKKEEEKRLFDKVNGGEIFTGSVSLGKPGDKRAYLEFTLSKVVINKKRSLICLIRDVTTQKKSERTRKLNRLRLESLLRLKESLSGNNLEFLGEIAEEAKAVTEAKESIAFFFDEGEVLVAHYKDEILLSSAFRYDEFITSQIATEWSELFNSDTPFMRIKEVYGSHGSNINHFIGYPALEMKYPEIAIGVVSQTDYDEGDLDHFTLFSESIKSVVSKNAADLENRYLLLAVQQNTASIVITDTKGNIKYVNPQFEKITGYSFEEVKGKNPRVLKSGETPPDEYKTMWETISTGEGWKGVFHNKKKNGELYWESASLSPIKDHLGIITGYLAIKNDITVERQMEQDLTQREKRFHTLWEHSLDPMRLTDSEGKLVMVNEAYCKLFGLSKADMTGKIFTDYLDESAYQNARERYKAKFAARSIPNYQESLLHLKNGDKIWVNILSRFMEYDDGEMLLLAIFRDITDIKRRESELNDARQRAETMNRLKSIFLANMSHELRTPLINIMGYAEILMDEVEDEGNKEMLSSIVNGGERLRDTLNSLLDLSNLESDKTDTLFSVHDLNSLAQKIFREFEEAAKLKRLRYEIELSDVAPLALLDEKLLSQVLRNLMNNAIKYTDSGFVKVVTGISGSGKQKTAFLKVVDSGIGIPDEMKEQIFEPFRQVSEGNGRKYEGAGLGLTIARKYVELMAGELTVESQFGSGSIFEIGFISENEVTGEDEESDNPDKKKILIVEDDAVCANLMKMYLLKSYDITVAHTGEEALELLSEDKFDILILDINLPGGMSGVEIAHIVREMEVYQKTPLVAITAFSLPGDQQRFLESGFQCFVEKPFKRDDFISRINELMKD, translated from the coding sequence TTGCTTCCCGGAGGTACTGAACTGTACACGAAAAACAAGATAATAAAACTGACAATCTTCATGTTGCTCTATGCCATTTTTGTGGCAGTTGGAGTGGAGATTCATCTTGGGGTAGAGCAGGTGGCTCCATTTTGGCCGGCAAGTGCAGTTTTACTGGCTGCATTATATTATTTTGACCGTAAAGATCATCCTCTGATCTATATTTTGGCGATAATTCCACATACTCTTCTTAATATGTACGATGGCAGTGGCTTTCTGCTATCATTCCTTTTTAGTCTTGCCAACATCGGCACCTCCTTTTTACAGTATGAATTCCTGCTTCGCGTAAGTCCAAATCTTTTAGAGTTCGATGATACATTTGAGATCCTTTATTTCATAGTCAGCGGATTTGTTAAGAGTCTTGTGGCTGCGACATTGGGGGCAATATCCATGAGTCTGCTGACAAACCAGACAGCCAGTTCCCTCGAGGTGATCAAGGTGTGGGCTACTGCAGAGTGGGTCTGTATACTTTATCTTACTCCTGCCTTTTTTGTGTTTGCGAAGACCGGTATCAGTTTTCAAATCGCAAAAGTCCCAAACAGAAAGCTGGCAGAGGGATTTCTTCTTGCCCTTTATATCCTCGGAATTGCAATATTCGCTCAGACCCAGATGAGCGATCAGCGGGAATTTTTGTTTAAATATCTTGCCATGCCCGGGATAATATGGTCACTTTTCAGGTTCAAAACCCGCACAAATTTTTATGTCCTTCTCGGATTTTTTCTCCTTCTTGTAGCAAACCTGCTTGAGAATGAGGGATTGTTCAGATATCGTGAAGAGGAACTGAAGACCACCATTCTTGATATGAATCTTTATGCTTCTGTAATCGCATCGATATCTCTGTTTATCCTGGTGTCGCTAAATCAGCAGAAAAGAAGTCTCAGGCTGGTTGAGGACGGGAGGAAAAAACTTAAGGCAATCTTCGAAAATGCTCCTGTTCCATACATTATCCTCGACAGTAGCGGAATTATTGTCGATTGCAACGATGAATTTTGCAAAATGTTCAATGATAAAGGGGATTGTAACAGGAATAAAAAAATAACTGATCTGCTTACGGAAGACTCAGCCGAAAAATTTGACCGCTTCATTGCTTCAGGAAAAGATGATCTTGAAGACACACTGGAATTTTTAAATTCGGCCGGAGAAAAAATCATTGTTCACTTCAAAATGAGAAAAAATTCCGAGTTTGAAATCAGTTTTTATTGTTCAATGGAAAACATAACCGAGAAGCATCAGATAGAGACAGCCGCCCGCTCCGCAGAGGAGAGATACCGTTATTTGTTTGACCATTCACCTGAAGGGATACTCCTTCTTGATCCTAATTCGTTCAGGATAATCGAATACAATCTGGTGGCTGCAGATCTGATTGGAGCCGGTGAAAATGCCAATTATAATTTCCTTCAACTCCTGAAATTGAAGAAAGAGGAAGAGAAAAGACTTTTTGACAAAGTAAACGGGGGTGAAATTTTTACGGGTTCTGTCAGTTTGGGCAAACCCGGAGATAAGAGGGCATACCTTGAATTCACCTTGAGTAAAGTTGTAATAAATAAAAAAAGATCACTTATCTGTCTTATTCGCGATGTTACAACTCAGAAAAAATCCGAGAGGACAAGAAAATTAAACAGACTCAGGCTGGAGTCACTGTTAAGGCTCAAAGAGAGTCTCTCCGGAAACAACCTTGAGTTTCTTGGTGAAATTGCTGAAGAGGCAAAAGCAGTAACTGAAGCAAAAGAGAGCATAGCCTTTTTCTTCGATGAGGGGGAAGTGCTGGTTGCCCATTACAAAGATGAGATATTGCTGAGCAGTGCTTTCCGGTACGATGAATTTATAACGAGTCAGATCGCAACTGAGTGGTCAGAACTGTTTAATTCCGATACGCCTTTTATGAGAATAAAGGAAGTTTACGGCTCGCACGGTTCCAACATTAATCATTTCATTGGATATCCAGCACTTGAGATGAAGTACCCTGAAATAGCCATTGGAGTGGTTTCTCAGACTGATTATGATGAAGGGGATCTGGATCATTTTACACTCTTCAGCGAGTCGATAAAAAGTGTCGTTTCCAAGAATGCTGCCGACCTTGAAAACAGATATTTATTGCTTGCGGTACAGCAAAATACAGCCTCAATAGTTATTACTGATACCAAAGGCAACATCAAGTATGTCAATCCGCAATTCGAGAAAATTACGGGTTACAGTTTTGAGGAAGTGAAGGGGAAAAACCCAAGAGTATTAAAATCAGGCGAAACACCGCCGGATGAGTATAAAACCATGTGGGAAACCATTTCCACAGGTGAGGGGTGGAAGGGAGTTTTCCATAACAAGAAGAAGAATGGTGAACTTTACTGGGAATCTGCATCTCTTTCACCGATTAAAGATCATTTGGGTATTATAACAGGATATCTGGCGATCAAAAATGATATCACTGTGGAACGACAAATGGAACAGGATTTGACACAGCGGGAGAAGAGATTCCATACATTGTGGGAACACTCTCTCGATCCGATGAGGCTCACAGATTCCGAGGGGAAGCTCGTGATGGTAAATGAAGCCTATTGCAAGCTGTTTGGTTTGTCAAAGGCTGATATGACCGGGAAAATATTTACCGATTATCTGGATGAGTCTGCATATCAAAATGCACGAGAGAGATACAAAGCGAAATTTGCAGCGAGGTCGATACCCAATTATCAGGAATCGTTACTTCACTTGAAAAACGGTGACAAGATCTGGGTAAACATCCTGAGCCGGTTCATGGAATATGACGACGGTGAGATGCTTCTGCTTGCAATTTTCAGAGACATAACAGACATCAAACGGCGTGAATCAGAATTGAATGATGCCCGGCAAAGAGCCGAGACGATGAACAGGTTGAAAAGTATTTTCCTCGCAAACATGAGTCACGAATTGCGTACACCACTTATCAATATTATGGGTTACGCAGAAATCCTCATGGATGAAGTTGAAGATGAGGGGAACAAGGAGATGCTTTCATCAATAGTTAATGGAGGCGAGAGACTTCGCGACACATTAAATTCGCTCCTTGACCTCTCAAATCTCGAATCCGACAAGACAGACACTCTCTTTTCTGTTCACGATCTGAACTCGCTGGCGCAGAAAATTTTCAGGGAATTTGAGGAAGCAGCGAAGTTAAAGAGGTTGAGGTATGAGATTGAACTTAGCGATGTGGCACCGCTGGCTTTGCTGGATGAGAAACTTCTGTCGCAGGTGTTGCGAAATCTCATGAACAATGCCATCAAATATACAGATTCAGGATTTGTCAAGGTGGTTACCGGTATTTCGGGGAGCGGGAAACAAAAAACTGCATTCCTGAAAGTTGTCGACTCAGGTATAGGTATTCCTGACGAAATGAAAGAGCAGATATTTGAACCTTTCAGACAGGTAAGTGAGGGCAACGGAAGAAAATATGAGGGAGCCGGTCTTGGGCTTACCATTGCCCGCAAGTATGTGGAGTTGATGGCTGGTGAACTTACAGTTGAGAGTCAGTTTGGTTCCGGTTCGATATTTGAAATTGGTTTTATTTCAGAGAATGAAGTGACAGGTGAGGATGAGGAAAGTGATAATCCGGACAAGAAAAAGATTCTGATCGTCGAAGATGATGCAGTCTGTGCCAACCTTATGAAGATGTACCTCCTAAAGAGTTATGACATTACAGTAGCACATACCGGTGAAGAAGCTCTGGAGTTGCTAAGCGAAGACAAATTTGACATATTGATCCTTGATATCAATCTTCCTGGTGGTATGAGCGGAGTGGAAATTGCACACATCGTCAGGGAGATGGAGGTCTATCAGAAGACACCATTGGTTGCAATTACAGCGTTTTCACTCCCCGGAGATCAACAGAGGTTTCTCGAGTCAGGATTCCAGTGTTTCGTCGAGAAGCCATTCAAGAGGGATGATTTTATATCCCGCATCAATGAACTGATGAAGGATTAG
- a CDS encoding HAMP domain-containing histidine kinase codes for MKMSGGPATANIKMALIFAALLIAAGTLYYTHTIVQKLQARERQIVQLYANTLEYIANSEDNTDLTFLLENIIQPIDFEVILSDAKDNVDISGAQNFRNVKMDSTLSKDKLQKFFRDKIISMDDANSPILVKHVMGTDTLVLNKIHFGESTLVTQLRFFPYVQMLIAFLFIITAYIGFSQIKRSEQSNIWVGMAKETAHQFGTPLTSLMGWIELLKLNYSDPDKVLDTAEEINNDVHKLSRITNRFSKIGSKAELKKENVKDSLTEIYEYFSRRLPRLGKKVDLVLQGDDQAEAFINKELFGWVIENLIKNALDAIDHSTGRIVVNVVQVKNKIEIDVTDNGKGIDLKRRKDVFRPGYSTKTRGWGLGLSLSKRIIEEYHAGKIFVSNSIPGEGTTFKIILNRAGNS; via the coding sequence GTGAAAATGTCGGGCGGTCCGGCTACCGCTAATATCAAAATGGCTCTTATTTTTGCTGCCCTGCTTATTGCTGCCGGTACTCTTTACTATACCCATACCATCGTACAAAAACTTCAAGCGAGAGAAAGACAGATAGTGCAGCTCTATGCCAATACTCTGGAGTATATTGCGAACTCCGAGGACAATACCGATCTGACCTTCCTGCTTGAAAATATTATTCAACCGATCGATTTCGAGGTTATTCTCTCCGATGCAAAGGATAATGTCGATATATCGGGGGCACAGAATTTTCGTAATGTAAAGATGGATTCCACTCTCTCTAAAGACAAATTGCAAAAATTCTTCAGAGATAAGATAATCTCGATGGATGATGCCAATTCCCCCATCCTCGTAAAGCATGTTATGGGAACCGACACTCTCGTGCTGAACAAAATTCATTTTGGTGAATCTACTCTCGTAACCCAGCTCCGGTTTTTCCCCTATGTGCAGATGCTCATTGCATTTCTCTTCATAATTACAGCCTATATAGGATTCAGTCAGATAAAAAGAAGTGAACAGAGCAACATTTGGGTGGGAATGGCGAAGGAAACCGCCCACCAGTTCGGTACCCCTCTTACAAGTCTCATGGGATGGATCGAACTGTTAAAATTGAATTACAGCGATCCCGACAAGGTACTCGACACCGCAGAGGAGATAAACAATGATGTTCATAAATTGAGCAGAATAACTAACAGATTCTCCAAAATCGGGTCAAAAGCAGAACTTAAAAAGGAAAATGTCAAGGACAGCCTTACCGAAATTTACGAGTATTTCAGTAGAAGGCTTCCGCGGCTTGGTAAAAAAGTTGATCTGGTTCTCCAGGGTGATGACCAGGCTGAGGCTTTCATCAACAAGGAACTTTTTGGCTGGGTTATCGAAAATCTTATCAAAAATGCACTCGATGCAATCGACCACTCCACAGGCAGAATTGTTGTGAATGTGGTTCAGGTGAAAAACAAAATTGAAATCGATGTAACCGATAATGGAAAAGGTATCGACCTGAAGAGAAGAAAAGATGTCTTCAGACCGGGTTACAGCACAAAAACCCGGGGGTGGGGACTCGGCTTAAGCCTCTCAAAAAGGATTATTGAAGAGTATCATGCCGGAAAAATTTTCGTCTCAAATTCAATTCCTGGTGAAGGAACAACATTCAAAATTATCCTGAATAGAGCAGGGAATTCCTAA